In a genomic window of Sarcophilus harrisii chromosome 4, mSarHar1.11, whole genome shotgun sequence:
- the ZNF697 gene encoding zinc finger protein 697 isoform X3 encodes MGMFSGLSESESLTQSPREEDESTGESRPEEEEDAPALPWRRRLSIGKCPREGKPAQRRFHHLHHPMAVDFGELNSLMASIMEAPTICSDCGESFSPGAAFLQHQRMHQLAQAAAAGVQPYGFAAECGGVVGVVGLGGSVLPRAPGEKPYRCGECGKGFSRNTYLTNHLRLHTGERPNLCSDCGKSFSWRADLLKHRRLHTGEKPYACPECGEAFSLSSHLLSHRRAHAAASGAGAAALRPFACGECGKGFMRRSHLANHQRIHTGEKPHGCGECGKRFSWRSDLVKHQRVHTGEKPYMCSECGETFSVSSHLFTHKRTHSGERPYVCSECGKGFGRNSHLVNHLRVHTGEKPFGCGQCEKRFSDFSTLTQHQRTHTGEKPYACAECGKSFIQSSHLIRHRRIHTGDKPHKCAGCGKGFRYKTHLAQHQKLHLC; translated from the coding sequence ATGGGGATGTTCTCGGGGCTGAGTGAGTCGGAGAGCCTGACGCAGAGTCCCAGAGAGGAGGACGAGAGCACCGGCGAGAGCCgcccggaggaggaggaggatgctCCGGCGCTGCCCTGGAGGAGACGCCTCTCCATAGGGAAGTGTCCCCGGGAGGGCAAGCCGGCCCAGCGCCGTTTCCATCATCTCCATCACCCGATGGCTGTGGATTTCGGGGAGCTCAATAGCTTGATGGCCAGCATCATGGAAGCCCCCACCATCTGCTCCGATTGCGGCGAGAGCTTCAGCCCGGGAGCGGCCTTCCTTCAGCACCAGCGCATGCACCAGCTGGCccaggcggcggcggcgggggtcCAGCCGTACGGCTTCGCCGCGGAGTGTGGGGGCGTGGTGGGCGTGGTGGGGCTGGGGGGCTCCGTGCTGCCCCGGGCCCCGGGGGAGAAGCCGTACCGATGCGGGGAGTGCGGCAAGGGCTTCAGCCGCAACACGTACCTGACCAACCACCTGCGCCTGCACACGGGGGAGCGGCCCAACCTGTGTTCGGACTGCGGCAAGAGCTTCAGCTGGCGCGCCGACCTGCTCAAGCACCGCCGCCTGCACACCGGGGAGAAGCCGTATGCGTGCCCCGAGTGCGGGGAGGCCTTCAGCCTGAGCTCGCACCTGCTGAGCCACCGGCGGGCCCACGCGGCGGCCAGCGGGGCCGGGGCGGCGGCGCTGCGCCCCTTCGCCTGCGGCGAGTGCGGCAAGGGCTTCATGCGCCGCTCGCACCTGGCCAACCACCAGCGCATCCACACCGGCGAGAAGCCGCACGGCTGCGGCGAGTGCGGCAAGCGCTTCAGCTGGCGCTCGGACCTGGTGAAGCACCAGCGCGTGCACACCGGCGAGAAGCCCTACATGTGCTCCGAGTGCGGGGAGACCTTCAGCGTCAGCTCCCACCTCTTCACGCACAAGCGCACGCACTCGGGCGAGCGCCCGTACGTGTGCAGCGAGTGCGGCAAGGGCTTCGGCAGGAACTCGCACCTGGTGAACCACCTCCGCGTGCACACCGGCGAGAAGCCCTTCGGCTGCGGCCAGTGCGAGAAGCGCTTCAGCGACTTCTCCACGCTCACGCAGCACCAGCGCACGCACACCGGCGAGAAGCCCTACGCCTGCGCCGAGTGCGGCAAGAGCTTCATCCAGAGCTCGCACCTCATCCGCCACCGCCGCATCCACACCGGGGACAAGCCGCACAAGTGCGCGGGCTGCGGCAAGGGCTTCCGCTACAAGACCCACCTGGCGCAGCACCAGAAGCTGCACCTCTGCTAG
- the LOC100919431 gene encoding disintegrin and metalloproteinase domain-containing protein 30-like yields the protein MGSEGAVVSHLGGSLLLLGLGTLLLCPSCLALAFGYRPGKSFSSYEVIIPKLLAPRKGDPEVAGRASYLLQVEGRKQVVHLRPKKLLLSRHLRVFYFSGQGAFLEDQPYIADDCSYGGFVEGSPDSLATLNTCFGGLRGILNMNGSLYQMEPLRTSTKFEHIIYRLRKDVRADRACQSIDEETSPLLENDQNLEISARFNWNYLHLKYIESFLVISNGRYQLLGSNMTACINEGLTLTALADTLFQGLHCRVHLEGIEVWSDQDKIDIKNSKEDKIYANFMKYKEEQLDHRAQSDWAHLIVSKEIATRAKIGGICEKGNSASVSSLSQENLSGSNEFLHALGHIVGMKDDVSGCECQGPDRCLMDPNPGNGGFSDCSYSDYFDKIVIYAKCLSNIPTLKKKVSVCGDRVVEGSEQCDCGTPKDCEQDKCCQPTCKLKGRAKCGSGPCCYNCRFRKAGKMCRAKNSECDLEEFCNGTSEHCPYNTYIQDGTPCSGHGYCFKGLCSSRNHQCRSLFGRSSRSGPLACYEEANQGDRFGNCGIMTGAYSKCEPDNVLCGRLQCVNVKSIPVMDDHYTIVMNFVSQDNITCWGTDYHLPMTTMKLPDIGEVREGTACGEGFLCINKTCANLNVLKFDCTVDTCNKRGICNNNRNCHCDYGWAPPFCKKYGFGGSIDSGPPPKWERTPWRNIIPVTLLLFRCFALGGAGFLSAVSKVALVLNRFKFLEK from the coding sequence ATGGGGTCCGAGGGAGCCGTCGTCTCGCACCTGGGTGGCTCCCTCCTGCTGCTCGGCCTGGGCACGCTCCTGCTCTGCCCAAGCTGCCTGGCCCTGGCCTTCGGCTACCGCCCGGGGAAGAGCTTCTCCTCCTACGAAGTGATTATCCCCAAGTTGCTGGCTCCTCGCAAGGGGGATCCCGAGGTAGCTGGCCGGGCATCTTACCTCCTGCAGGTGGAGGGCAGGAAGCAGGTGGTCCACCTTCGGCCCAAGAAGCTCCTGCTGTCCAGACATCTGCGTGTCTTCTacttctctgggcagggagccttCTTGGAGGACCAGCCTTACATCGCCGATGACTGCAGCTACGGAGGATTCGTGGAGGGCTCCCCAGACTCCCTGGCTACCTTAAACACCTGCTTTGGGGGCCTTCGGGGGATACTGAACATGAATGGAAGCCTTTACCAAATGGAACCCCTGAGGACCTCCACCAAATTTGAACACATCATATATCGCCTGCGGAAGGACGTTCGAGCTGATCGCGCTTGTCAGTCAATTGATGAAGAAACAAGTCCTCTTTTGGAAAATGACCAGAACCTAGAGATCTCGGCTAGGTTTAACTGGAATTATCTACACCTTAAGTATATAGAGTCCTTTCTTGTGATATCTAATGGGAGGTATCAGCTTTTGGGCTCCAACATGACAGCTTGCATTAATGAGGGCCTAACTTTGACAGCTCTGGCAGACACCCTTTTTCAAGGACTCCATTGTCGAGTTCATCTGGAGGGAATTGAGGTTTGGTCCGATCAAGACAAAATAGACATAAAAAACtccaaagaagataaaatttatgCAAACTTTATGAAATATAAAGAGGAACAGCTAGACCACCGTGCCCAGTCAGATTGGGCACATTTAATTGTAAGTAAAGAGATCGCCACAAGAGCCAAGATAGGAGGTATctgtgaaaaaggaaatagcGCATCTGTGAGCAGCCTTTCTCAAGAGAACCTCAGCGGCTCTAATGAGTTTCTTCATGCATTGGGCCACATTGTGGGGATGAAAGACGATGTGAGTGGATGTGAATGTCAGGGACCTGATAGATGCTTAATGGATCCAAACCCTGGCAATGGTGGTTTTAGTGACTGCAGTTACTCGGATTATTTTGACAAGATAGTCATTTATGCAAAGTGCTTGTCTAATAtaccaacattaaaaaaaaaagtctctgtaTGTGGTGACAGGGTGGTGGAAGGGAGCGAACAGTGTGACTGTGGCACACCAAAGGACTGTGAGCAAGATAAGTGTTGTCAGCCAACGTGTAAATTAAAAGGCAGAGCAAAGTGTGGTTCTGGTCCTTGCTGCTATAACTGCAGATTTCGAAAAGCAGGAAAAATGTGCAGGGCCAAAAATAGTGAGTGTGACCTCGAGGAGTTCTGCAATGGCACCTCTGAACACTGCCCTTACAACACCTACATTCAAGACGGTACCCCCTGCTCTGGCCATGGCTATTGTTTCAAAGGGCTTTGCAGTTCTCGAAATCATCAATGCAGGAGCCTTTTTGGACGCTCTTCAAGATCAGGACCCCTTGCCTGCTATGAAGAAGCCAATCAAGGGGACCGTTTTGGCAACTGTGGAATTATGACCGGTGCTTATTCCAAGTGTGAACCCGATAACGTGCTATGTGGAAGACTACAGTGTGTCAATGTCAAGAGTATTCCTGTCATGGATGATCACTATACAATAGTTATGAATTTTGTCAGCCAGGACAACATTACTTGCTGGGGGACAGACTATCATCTTCCGATGACTACAATGAAACTGCCAGATATTGGAGAAGTAAGAGAAGGCACCGCCTGTGGAGAGGGATTTTTATGCATTAATAAGACTTGTGCAAACTTGAATGTTCTTAAATTTGACTGTACAGTGGACACGTGTAACAAGAGAGGAATCTGTAACAATAATAGAAATTGCCACTGTGACTATGGATGGGCTCCTCCATTCTGTAAGAAGTATGGATTTGGAGGAAGCATTGACAGTGGCCCTCCCCCTAAATGGGAAAGGACTCCCTGGCGAAATATCATTCCTGTGACCCTTTTGCTCTTCCGGTGCTTTGCTTTAGGTGGAGCAGGGTTTCTGTCTGCAGTAAGTAAAGTTGCACTTGTCCTGAACCGCttcaaatttttagaaaaatga